Genomic segment of Pseudomonas iranensis:
CAGGTATCGATACCGCCAGTGGCCGGCAACTCACCCGGACCGTAGACCGGATCGCGGCCATAACGCTTGTCGGAACGGCTTTCCAGGCCACCGACGTAGGTCGCGCCGACTTCACCAACGAGGGTCAGACGGCTGGCGCCCATGACCTGATCGAAGAAGTGCGTGAACGTCGTCTGGATCTGGGTGATTTCCTTGCGCTCATAGCCATGCAGATCCTGACCCGGCACGCCGGTCAGCAGCGAAGCGTTGGTCAGCGCGCCGCCCAGTGGACGCACACCGGCAAACAGGATGTCGGTGGAGTTCAGTTGTACCGGCGCGTTCGGACGGTAGCTGATCTCACCGCTCCACGCCGTACCGGTAGGCAGGGTGGTGGAGAAGCTCAGACCGTAGAGACGAATGTCTTCCGGGTATTCGATGAAGTAATTGGAGTTGCCCGCAACCAGCAGCGGTGCGAGCGCGGCAAACGGCCCCGGCAGACTGGCGGCGGTGTTGTAGACCGATTGCGGGGCACCGGTGGCGCTGAAGATCGGCGCACGGCTGTGGTAGTTCATGAAGTAGGCGCCGAACTCGGTGTCGAGTGGCTCGAACATGTATTTGAGGGACGCGCCCCACTGACCGCTATCGCGCGCGTCACGGTCCGGCCCACGGCGTACCAGCACGCCTTCTTGGTCGACGTTCACACCGTTGGCGGCCAACGGCCCCAGAGCGATCGCCGGAATCTGCGAACGCTTGTTCAGTACGCGCAGATTGCTGTCGCAACCGTCGGCAACGATGTCCGGCTGGGAGAAGAAGGTGCCGCAGTTGTCGACGACGGTCTGGTCCCATTCCAGTTGGTAGAACGCTTCGGCCGAGAGGTTATCGGTGAGGCTCTGGGACACGTAGAACATGTTGACCGGGATCAGGCCTTCCTTGATCTCGGCGCCCGGACGACGGAACGCGGAGACGTCGATCGGGTTGATCGAGTTGATGCCGCCGCCGATGAAGGTACTTTCACCCCAGCTCACTACCTGCTTGCCCAGACGCACGGAACCCGGCTGATCGGCAATCGCGTAGTTGTGATAGACGAAGGCGTCGAGGATCTGCCCGCCGGAGGACTTGGCGCCCTCTTTGCGGTTGCTGTCGCTGATGTCCTTGAATTCGCGGCTCTCGTCCTTCAGTTCGAAGTCGTACCAGTATTTGCCGCGGACGAACACGCCGGTGTCGCCGTATTTCAATTCAAGGTCATGGATGCCCTTGAAGATCTTCGAGAAGGTTTCGCCGCTCTTGAAGTTGGCGTGCCCGTCATCGGAAGTCTGCGACAGGCCGCGGCCGCCGTTGTTGACGCCGATGAGGTTCTTGTTCGGGCTCTGAGTAGACCAACTGGCACCGATCGACAGGGACGAGTCGAACTGGCCTTCGATTTCACCGACGTTGAAACTGACGCCGAATGCAGGCCCGGCGAGCGAGGAGGCAAGACTGACCGCCAGAGGCAGTTTCGCCCGGCGCCAGAACTGGTTTACTGAGGTCATCGACGCTACTCCATGTGCATTATTGTTATGGCAGTGAGTACTTTTAAAAACGCTGTGAAGGACCGGGAGCCAAGGCCGCCCGAAATCGCTCCAGAGTTGCTCGCCCCGTTCAGTGCGTGTGCTCCGTTTTCAAAAAGTCCTTGAGCGGACTATAGCCAGCGGGTGGTAGTGCTTGATCCCTCTAAAGTGTGATTTGCAGCCGCCAACCACTCTGGAACAGTCCTTTCGCCAGTCCGACACACGTCGGCACGGCAAGGATGGCTGATTTTTTCGATTTCACAAGCCAAGCGCTTGCTTGGTGGGTCTGGCGCGCCGGTTTCGGCGCGCCAGCAGGCACTTAAAGTGTCGAAAGGAAGGTGCTGTTGTTGGCCTGCCATTCGGTGATGTCGAGGCGGATGCGCTTCTTGTCGAGCTTGCCGACACTGGTCTTGGGAATTTCGGTAACAAGGGCGATCTGACTGGGGATCGCCCACTTGCTCAGGTGCCCCAGCTCGACGAACGGTTTGAGGTGTTCCTTCAGTTCCCGTGCGCCGATCACCTGCCCTTCGCGGACCACCAGCAAGGCAAACGGGCGCTCGCCCCACTGCGGATCGGCGATGCCTACCACTGCTACTTCGCGTACCGCCGCATGCCGGCTGATCAGGTCTTCGAGGTCGAGGGAGGAGATCCACTCGCCGCCGGTCTTGATCACGTCCTTGATGCGATCACGAATATCGATCACGCCCATGCTGTCGAGCGTGGCGACGTCACCGGTGTGCAACCAGCCACCGGCCCAGAGCTCGGCGCCCTTCTGCGGCTCGTTGAAATAACCTTCGGTCAGCCATGGCGCGCGCAGCACCAGTTCGCCCTGGGTTTCGCCGTCGGCCGGAAGGAAATTGCCCTCGCCGTCGACAATCGCCGCTTCGACCAGTGGTCCCGGCACGCCGGCCTTGATCCGGTAAGTGGTGCGCTCGTCTTCGCTGCCGGCCATCAATTCGTCGTTGAGGTGCGCGCAAGACACCAGCGGCCCGGTTTCCGACATGCCGTATGCGGCCGTCAGCTGAATGCCACGGGCCTTGGCGTTTTCATAGAGGCTGCGATTGAGCGCGCTGCCGCCGATGACGATCTTCCAGCCGCCGAAGTCGGCACTCTGCGCGGCTTTGGCGTTGAGCAGCATCTGCAGGATGGTCGGCACGCAATGGGAAAAGGTGACCTTCTCCTTGCGCCACAGCTCCACCAGATACTCCGGGTCGTAGCGCCCCGGATAAACCTGCTTGAGCCCGAGCATGGTCGCCACGTACGGCAAACCCCAGGCGTGGACGTGGAACATCGGCGTGATCGGCATGTACACATCGTTGGTGCCGAGCAGGCGTACGCTGTCGATCGAACCCATGATCGTCGCCACGCCGATGGTGTGCAGCACCAGTTGCCGATGGGTGAAATACACGCCTTTCGGGTTGCCGGTGGTACCGGTGGTGTAGAACGTGGTGGCGACCGAGTTTTCGTCGAAGTCCTGGAAATCGTATTGCGCACTCGCGGCGGCCAGCAGTTGCTCGTATTCGCCGACGAGGCTGGGCAGCTCAGCGGTGTTCTCCGGGAGATCGGTCAGCAGCAGGGTTTTCTCGACCGTGGTCAACTGCGGCGCGATGGCCTGATACAGCCCGACGAACTCGCTGTTGACCAGCACGAAGCGGTCCTCGGCGTGGTTCATGGTGTAAAGGATCTGCTCGGGCGACAGACGCACGTTGATGGTGTGGATCACCGCGCCGATCATCGGAATGGCGAACATGCATTCCAGGTAGCGGTGGCTGTCCCAGTCCATCACCGCCACGGTGTCACCAGCCTTGACGCCGGCAGCCGTCAGCACATTGGCCAGCCGCGCAACCCGCTCGATCAGGGTCGGATAGCTGTAGCGCAACTGGTCGCGGTAGATGATTTCGCGGGTTTTCTCGTAACGGGCGCCGGACATCAGCAGCCGTTTGATCAGCAATGGATACTGGTAGGCCCCATCGGCCGGCGGAATGACCCGAGTCTGCAACATAAGAATCCCTTTTCTGACTGCACGGTGTTGGCGGAGAGATTCGTACTCTAGTGCGCCTGCATGACAGTCAAATCAGCCAAAGGAATGATTTGCAGAGCCGTACAAATGCTAGCTTTGCGCCAGCATTTCGGGCCAAAGTTGAAGAAAACACGACCTGTGGGAGCGAGCCTGCTCGCGAAGGCGTCGGGTCAGTCGACATTTTTGGTGACTGGACTGGCGCTTTCGCGAGCAGGCTCGCTCCCACAGGGATTGATGTGTTCCAGTTCTCAATGCATCTCGGTGAACGCGATTTTCACGCCGAGAGCAATCAGCACCGCGCCCATGGTGCGGTCGAACCAGTGGCCCATGCGGGCGAAGCCGGCGCGCACCCGTTGCTGGCTGAACAGCATCGCCACCAGGCAGAACCAGATCGCCGTCGCCACCGCCAGGTACACCCCGTAACCGGCCTGCACGGCCAGCGGTGTGTGCGGGTTGATCACCACGGTGAACAGCGAGAGGAAAAACAGCGTGGCTTTCGGGTTCAGACCGTTGGTGACGAAGCCCGAGGTAAACGCGCCCCGCGCGGTGCGTACGCCGGTTTCCCGGTGCAAGTCATCGTTGACGGTTTTCGCCGGTTGCGCGCGCAAGGCCTTGAAGCCGATGTAAAGCAGATACGCGGCGGCGGCCCACTTCAGCGCGTTGAACAGCACGATCGACTGCGACACGATCAGACCGATGCCGAGCAACGAATAGCCAACGTGCAGGAAAATCGCCGTGCCCACGCCCAGCGCAGTCCAGGTGCCGGCGCGGCGGCCATGGGTCACGCTTTCGCGCACCACCACGGCAAAGTCCGGGCCGGGGCTGGCGACGGCCAGCAGATGGATCAGGGCAACGGTCAAGAACTCGGTCCAGTACATGGGGGCTCCTCAGGATTCGAATGTTCACACTGGGCTCATTGCCGAATGCTTTCCCTGTGGGAGCGAGCCTGCTCGCGAAAGCGCTGGGTCAGCCAACAGAGATGTTGAATGGGCCAGAGCTTTCGCGAGCAGGCTCGCTCCCACAGGTGGTTCAGGGCATTTCGGTGTCGAGTAACCATTTGTTTCATCTGGTAGGCTCGGCAGAGTACGCCCTCCGCTCACAGCACAAAAGGTACAGTTGATGACGAACACGCGCCGCGCGGTATTCCTTGATCACCCTTCGCTGGATCTCGGCGATCTGGACCTCGGTCCGTTGCGCGAATGCTTCAGCGACTTGCAGCTGTTCGCTCAGACTTTGCCGCAAGAAGTCAGCGAACGCCTGCAAGGCGCCAGTGTGGCGATCACCAACAAAGTCGTGATCGACGCGGCAGCGATGGCCGCCAACCCGCAACTGAAACTGATCCTGATCAGCGCCACCGGCACCAACAATGTCGACCTCACTGCCGCCCGCGCCCACGGCATCACTGTGTGCAATTGCCAGGCTTACGGCACGCCGTCGGTGGCGCAACACACGATCATGCTGTTGCTCAACCTCGCCACGCGCCTGGCTGACTATCAAAAGGCTGTGGGCGAAGGCCGCTGGCAACAGGCGAAACAGTTCTGTCTGCTCGACTACCCGATCGTCGAACTGCAAGGCAAAACCCTCGGCCTGCTCGGCCATGGCGAACTCGGTGGCGCCGTGGCGCGACTGGCCGAAGCGTTTGGCATGCGCGTGTTGCTCGGGCAGATTCCGGGGCGCCCGGCTCGGCCGGATCGCCTGCCGCTGGAAGAACTGCTGCCGCAGATCGACGCCCTGACCCTGCACTGCCCGCTCAACGAGCACACCCGGAACTTCATCGGCGCCGGCGAGCTGGCCGCGATGAAGCCCGGCGCATTTGTGGTCAATACCGCTCGTGGCGGCTTGATCGACGAGCAAGCGCTGGCCGACGCTTTGCGTAGCGGCCACCTCGGCGGTGCGGCGACCGATGTGTTGAGTGTCGAGCCACCGACCCAGGGCAATCCGCTGCTCGCTGCCGATATCCCGCGCCTGATCGTCACCCCGCACAACGCCTGGGGCAGCCGTGAGGCGCGCCAGCGTATCGTCGGGCAACTGAGCGAAAACGCCCAGGCGTTCTTCAGCGGTGAGGCGCTGCGGGTCGTCAGTTGATAAACTGCGGCACTTTTTTTCAAGGAGCAGTTATGGATCCGCGCAGTGAAGTACTGCTTCGTCAGGCCGAGTTATTCCAGGGTTCGCTGCTGTTGGCCGGCCTGCCCGCCGATGATTTGCTCGGGCGCTTGCCCAACGCGTTCGGCTGGTGCTGGCACGCTGGCGATCAAGCCGCACTGGACGCACGTTTCGAAGGCCGCAGCCATTTCGGCGTAAACGTGCCCGAGCGCGAATTCGACAGCGCTGTGGTGTTCCTGCCCAAATCCAAGGACCTGACCGATTACATCCTCAACGCCGTGGCGTCGCGTCTGGCCGGGCGCGAGGTGTTTCTGGTCGGGGAAAAACGCAGCGGCATCGAAGGCGCATCCAAACAGCTCAATCCGTTTGGCAAGCCACGCAAACTCGACAGCGCCCGCCACTGCCAGCTCTGGCAAGTCACCGTGGCCAATGCGCCTGAAGCGAAACCGCTGGAAAGCCTGGCGCAGACTTACGAACTGCCGCTGGCCGAAGGGCCGTTGAAAGTCATCAGCTTGCCGGGCGTGTTCAGCCACGGTCGACTGGATCGCGGCAGCGCCCTGCTGCTGGAGCATCTGGACAAACTGCCGAGCGGCCATCTGCTCGACTTCGGTTGCGGCGCCGGCGTGCTCGGGGCTGCGGTGAAACGTCGCTATCCGCACAATCAGGTGACGTTGCTGGATGTCGACGCGTTCGCCGCCGCCAGCAGCCGTCTGACCCTCGCCGCCAATGGCCTGGAAGCCGAAGTGCTGACCGGCGACGGCATCGACGCCGCGCCGATGGGTT
This window contains:
- a CDS encoding DUF1302 domain-containing protein, producing the protein MTSVNQFWRRAKLPLAVSLASSLAGPAFGVSFNVGEIEGQFDSSLSIGASWSTQSPNKNLIGVNNGGRGLSQTSDDGHANFKSGETFSKIFKGIHDLELKYGDTGVFVRGKYWYDFELKDESREFKDISDSNRKEGAKSSGGQILDAFVYHNYAIADQPGSVRLGKQVVSWGESTFIGGGINSINPIDVSAFRRPGAEIKEGLIPVNMFYVSQSLTDNLSAEAFYQLEWDQTVVDNCGTFFSQPDIVADGCDSNLRVLNKRSQIPAIALGPLAANGVNVDQEGVLVRRGPDRDARDSGQWGASLKYMFEPLDTEFGAYFMNYHSRAPIFSATGAPQSVYNTAASLPGPFAALAPLLVAGNSNYFIEYPEDIRLYGLSFSTTLPTGTAWSGEISYRPNAPVQLNSTDILFAGVRPLGGALTNASLLTGVPGQDLHGYERKEITQIQTTFTHFFDQVMGASRLTLVGEVGATYVGGLESRSDKRYGRDPVYGPGELPATGGIDTCANILNNSTINGAGPGSPQNNRSRNCENDGFTTSMSWGYRGRAIWEYNDVFAGVNLKPNVAWSHDVSGYSPGPGGNFEEGRKAVSLGVDAEYQNTYTASLAYTNFFDGKYTTVDDRDFVALSFGVNF
- a CDS encoding class I SAM-dependent methyltransferase encodes the protein MDPRSEVLLRQAELFQGSLLLAGLPADDLLGRLPNAFGWCWHAGDQAALDARFEGRSHFGVNVPEREFDSAVVFLPKSKDLTDYILNAVASRLAGREVFLVGEKRSGIEGASKQLNPFGKPRKLDSARHCQLWQVTVANAPEAKPLESLAQTYELPLAEGPLKVISLPGVFSHGRLDRGSALLLEHLDKLPSGHLLDFGCGAGVLGAAVKRRYPHNQVTLLDVDAFAAASSRLTLAANGLEAEVLTGDGIDAAPMGLSAILSNPPFHVGVHTDYFATENLLRKAAKHLKNGGELRLVANSFLKYQPLIEEHLGVCAIKAEGNGFRIYRAKRG
- a CDS encoding 2-hydroxyacid dehydrogenase, whose amino-acid sequence is MTNTRRAVFLDHPSLDLGDLDLGPLRECFSDLQLFAQTLPQEVSERLQGASVAITNKVVIDAAAMAANPQLKLILISATGTNNVDLTAARAHGITVCNCQAYGTPSVAQHTIMLLLNLATRLADYQKAVGEGRWQQAKQFCLLDYPIVELQGKTLGLLGHGELGGAVARLAEAFGMRVLLGQIPGRPARPDRLPLEELLPQIDALTLHCPLNEHTRNFIGAGELAAMKPGAFVVNTARGGLIDEQALADALRSGHLGGAATDVLSVEPPTQGNPLLAADIPRLIVTPHNAWGSREARQRIVGQLSENAQAFFSGEALRVVS
- a CDS encoding LysE family translocator, which encodes MYWTEFLTVALIHLLAVASPGPDFAVVVRESVTHGRRAGTWTALGVGTAIFLHVGYSLLGIGLIVSQSIVLFNALKWAAAAYLLYIGFKALRAQPAKTVNDDLHRETGVRTARGAFTSGFVTNGLNPKATLFFLSLFTVVINPHTPLAVQAGYGVYLAVATAIWFCLVAMLFSQQRVRAGFARMGHWFDRTMGAVLIALGVKIAFTEMH
- a CDS encoding fatty acid--CoA ligase; translation: MLQTRVIPPADGAYQYPLLIKRLLMSGARYEKTREIIYRDQLRYSYPTLIERVARLANVLTAAGVKAGDTVAVMDWDSHRYLECMFAIPMIGAVIHTINVRLSPEQILYTMNHAEDRFVLVNSEFVGLYQAIAPQLTTVEKTLLLTDLPENTAELPSLVGEYEQLLAAASAQYDFQDFDENSVATTFYTTGTTGNPKGVYFTHRQLVLHTIGVATIMGSIDSVRLLGTNDVYMPITPMFHVHAWGLPYVATMLGLKQVYPGRYDPEYLVELWRKEKVTFSHCVPTILQMLLNAKAAQSADFGGWKIVIGGSALNRSLYENAKARGIQLTAAYGMSETGPLVSCAHLNDELMAGSEDERTTYRIKAGVPGPLVEAAIVDGEGNFLPADGETQGELVLRAPWLTEGYFNEPQKGAELWAGGWLHTGDVATLDSMGVIDIRDRIKDVIKTGGEWISSLDLEDLISRHAAVREVAVVGIADPQWGERPFALLVVREGQVIGARELKEHLKPFVELGHLSKWAIPSQIALVTEIPKTSVGKLDKKRIRLDITEWQANNSTFLSTL